One Alnus glutinosa chromosome 3, dhAlnGlut1.1, whole genome shotgun sequence genomic region harbors:
- the LOC133862392 gene encoding uncharacterized protein LOC133862392 has protein sequence MSQQNTNNNSNSSNSNVIPVSEVYWSLVDKADKKFSKIRDLPYYQRNRYDTYFYKVFKVYTQLWKFQQENRQKLVEAGLKRWEIGEIASRIAQLYFGQYMRTSEASYLSESYVFYEAILTREYFKEGLFQDVNLANKQLRFLARFLMVCLVLNRREMVHHLVNQLKTLVDECKRTFQETDFKEWKLVVQEIVRFLKADVAFMNIRPLRYSLLLDPQPDSLPHVLPSVARRNLRLRDVILSSYHHNEVKFSELTLDTFRMLQCLEWEPSGSFYQLSGARIGQNGAPAPSRMNYSQDITDPALPPNPRKAILYRPSVTHFIAVLATICEELSPDGVILVYLSASGRGGLSISSPSGAGTCIDTKSNAAWNFQSHSVYSDATSASPISPPCDGLNPSSSQSQGDCMYYSGCLQFGTRGSGGLNCLYPCDFVPFTRRPLFLVIDSDNSEAFKAIVGAEKGEPVAMLLSPSSSSPIASADSPCGSLFTIFLTAPLQAFCLLLGLSGSDIEMDTFNKAEKLLSLSLSDWGLTLATSDMLNPVWAQTLSDPFLRRLLLRFIFCQAVLVLYAPTFNKKEFHPTCMPTLPVSVLPTNTDSQMVVMKIASVFGAVSNFVFSGVVLPENRYGDMDVMSN, from the exons ATGTCGCAGCAGAATACTAACAACAACAGTAATAGCAGTAACAGCAACGTTATTCCGGTGAGCGAGGTGTATTGGTCTCTGGTGGACAAGGCCGACAAGAAGTTCTCTAAGATCAGGGACTTGCCCTATTACCAACGCAACAG GTATGatacatatttttataaggTATTCAAGGTGTACACACAGTTGTGGAAGTTCCAACAGGAGAATCGGCAGAAGCTGGTGGAAGCAGGTCTCAAGAGATGGGAAATTGGTGAGATTGCGTCTCGGATTGCGCAACTTTATTTTGGGCAGTATATGCGAACAAGCGAGGCGAGTTATTTGTCAGAGTCATATGTATTCTATGAAGCAATATTGACTCGAGAGTATTTCAAGGAGGGATTGTTTCAGGATGTCAATCTTGCGAACAAACAGTTGAGGTTTCTTGCTAGGTTTCTCATGGTGTGTTTAGTATTGAACCGGCGAGAAATGGTTCACCACTTGGTTAACCAGCTAAAAACACTGGTTGATGAGTGCAAGAGGACATTCCAG GAAACTGACTTTAAAGAATGGAAGCTGGTGGTTCAGGAAATAGTTAGATTTTTGAAAGCTGATGTAGCTTTTATGAATATTAGGCCCTTGCGATATAGTCTTTTATTGGACCCTCAACCTGATTCATTACCGCATGTTCTTCCATCTGTTGCAAGGAGAAACTTAAGATTACGCGATGTGATATTGAGCAGCTACCATCATAATGAG GTCAAGTTTTCAGAGCTTACTCTTGACACTTTCAGGATGCTTCAGTGTCTGGAGTGGGAACCCAGTGGCTCATTTTACCAGTTAAGTGGTGCAAGAATTGGCCAGAATGGAGCCCCAGCGCCTAGTCGTATGAACTACTCCCAGGATATCACTGATCCTGCTTTGCCACCGAACCCGCGGAAAGCCATCTTATATCGTCCATCTGTGACACATTTCATTGCA GTTCTGGCCACAATTTGTGAGGAGCTTTCCCCTGATGGAGTTATCTTAGTATATTTGTCAGCTTCAG GAAGAGGTGGACTTTCTATTTCATCTCCATCAGGTGCCGGAACTTGTATCGACACAAAAAGCAACGCTGCCTGGAACTTTCAGTCGCATAGTGTTTACTCTGATGCGACCTCTGCTTCACCAATCAGCCCCCCATGTGATGGCTTGAACCCTTCTTCTTCGCAAAGTCAAGGTGATTGTATGTACTACTCTGGCTGCTTACAATTTGGAACTCGTGGAAGTGGAG GATTAAACTGCCTTTACCCCTGTGACTTTGTTCCCTTTACAAGAAGACCACTTTTTTTGGTTATTGACAGTGACAACAGCGAAGCATTCAAG GCTATAGTCGGAGCAGAAAAAGGAGAGCCAGTTGCTATGCTTCTATCTCCAAGCTCTTCATCTCCCATTGCTTCTGCTGATTCCCCATGTGGAAGCCTATTCACCATTTTTCTCACTGCTCCATTGCAGGCTTTCTGTCTGCTGCTTGGTCTTTCAGGTTCTGATATTGAGATG gATACATTTAACAAGGCTGAGAAACTGCTTTCCTTATCACTGTCTGACTGGGGATTGACTTTGGCAACATCAGACATGCTAAATCCTGTTTGGGCACAGACTCTAAGTGATCCTTTCCTAAGACGACTTCTATTAAG ATTCATTTTTTGTCAGGCAGTTCTCGTGCTGTATGCTCCAACCTTCAATAAGAAGGAATTCCATCCTACGTGTATGCCTACTCTTCCTGTGTCTGTTCTGCCAACAAACACCGATTCTCAAATGGTAGTAATGAAGATAGCAAGCGTCTTTGGTGCAGTGAGCAATTTTGTCTTCTCAGGAGTGGTGCTTCCAGAAAATAGATATGGTGACATGGATGTGATGTCAAATTAA